In Rubrobacter radiotolerans DSM 5868, the following proteins share a genomic window:
- a CDS encoding DUF3368 domain-containing protein: protein MQRRELPEEPAVFNTSPLIFLDSLGYVPLLRRLYRVVLPVAVSEELSARPGLAGSGVVSSEWVERRAPSAEVVRRVRREPPAVGGGETEVIALGLELSCPVVLDDRKARLRARRAGLEITGTLGVLLRLHRLGLASRGIEEDLELLEEADMRISPELRRAVLGLEAEERDENR from the coding sequence TTGCAGCGTCGCGAACTCCCCGAAGAACCAGCCGTCTTCAACACGAGCCCCCTCATCTTCCTCGACTCGCTCGGCTACGTCCCGCTCCTGCGGCGACTCTACAGGGTCGTGCTTCCGGTGGCCGTCTCGGAGGAGCTGTCCGCGCGCCCGGGCCTGGCAGGCAGCGGGGTGGTCTCGTCGGAGTGGGTGGAGCGCCGCGCCCCCAGCGCGGAGGTAGTGCGCCGGGTGAGGCGGGAGCCTCCCGCGGTGGGCGGGGGCGAGACGGAGGTCATCGCGCTCGGGCTGGAGCTCTCGTGCCCGGTTGTGCTCGACGACAGGAAGGCGCGCCTGCGCGCGCGTCGGGCGGGGTTGGAGATCACGGGCACCCTGGGCGTCCTGCTCAGGCTGCACCGCCTCGGGCTCGCCTCGCGCGGTATCGAAGAGGACCTGGAGCTGCTCGAAGAGGCCGACATGAGGATCTCGCCCGAGCTGCGAAGGGCAGTGCTCGGACTCGAAGCCGAGGAACGGGACGAAAACCGATAG
- the lexA gene encoding transcriptional repressor LexA — protein sequence MGVRNVREDWRKRMEMLRYLARRAARDQGPPSVREVGEAAGLRSSQTAYYHLKKLEEAGYVERDGRKARGIRLTERGWEAAGHAPLLGRVAAGPGIEAIADEGGTSLAAELLVSPSGRRRYTVVATGDSMTGARIEEGDTLLVEENEDPPDGTVVLALIHGEKITVKRLYRDGNTVRLRWQNGEPREEVLPAEDVRIQGEVIRVIHPPGR from the coding sequence ATGGGGGTGAGAAACGTGCGAGAGGACTGGCGGAAGAGGATGGAGATGCTGCGCTACCTGGCTCGCAGGGCAGCCAGGGACCAGGGGCCGCCGAGCGTGCGCGAGGTGGGGGAGGCCGCGGGCCTGCGGAGCTCGCAGACGGCCTACTATCACCTCAAGAAGCTGGAGGAGGCCGGCTACGTCGAGCGTGACGGCAGGAAGGCCCGCGGTATCAGGCTCACCGAGAGGGGTTGGGAGGCCGCCGGGCACGCGCCCCTGCTGGGCCGGGTGGCCGCCGGCCCCGGCATCGAGGCCATAGCCGACGAGGGCGGAACATCCTTGGCGGCCGAGCTGCTCGTCTCTCCGTCGGGCAGGCGGCGCTACACCGTCGTGGCGACCGGGGACTCCATGACCGGGGCGAGGATCGAGGAGGGGGATACGCTCCTCGTGGAGGAGAACGAGGACCCGCCGGACGGGACGGTCGTGCTGGCTCTGATCCACGGAGAGAAGATCACGGTGAAGCGCCTCTACCGGGACGGAAACACGGTGAGGCTCAGGTGGCAGAACGGCGAGCCGCGCGAAGAAGTCCTCCCGGCCGAGGATGTCCGTATCCAGGGCGAGGTTATACGGGTCATACATCCGCCCGGGCGCTAG
- a CDS encoding helix-turn-helix domain-containing protein produces the protein MPVVVYIGEKLKEARTKRLLTQEELAEKAGVSPSTVVNIERNNAEPHFRTIRKLAKALDVDPTSLLEE, from the coding sequence ATGCCCGTCGTGGTCTACATCGGGGAAAAGCTCAAGGAGGCGCGGACGAAGAGGCTTCTCACGCAGGAGGAGCTCGCAGAGAAGGCCGGGGTGAGCCCAAGCACAGTGGTCAACATCGAGCGCAACAACGCGGAGCCGCACTTCCGCACGATCCGCAAGCTGGCGAAGGCCCTCGACGTAGACCCGACCTCGCTCCTGGAGGAGTAG
- a CDS encoding MerR family transcriptional regulator, with product MGENRRTYRISEAARELGISAEWLRTGEKRGFFPPARRDPKNGHRYYTQEDLERLRRRHRNKRASKAGRVG from the coding sequence ATGGGAGAGAACAGGCGAACGTACAGGATCTCGGAGGCCGCGCGCGAGCTCGGCATCTCCGCCGAGTGGTTGAGGACGGGCGAGAAACGGGGGTTCTTCCCGCCGGCCCGCCGCGACCCCAAAAACGGTCACCGGTACTACACCCAAGAAGACCTCGAACGCCTACGGCGGCGACACCGCAACAAGCGCGCCTCAAAGGCAGGGCGCGTTGGATAA
- a CDS encoding UPF0175 family protein, with translation MNVKVELPAEVVEALGPEPEREALEAILLFLVSEDRMSVARAGEILGLDRLAAIRWYTSHGFYYPDLSGEDLAEELRHARKP, from the coding sequence ATGAACGTGAAGGTGGAGTTGCCTGCGGAGGTCGTAGAGGCTTTGGGGCCGGAGCCGGAGCGCGAGGCGCTGGAGGCGATACTGCTGTTCCTGGTTTCCGAGGACAGGATGTCGGTGGCTCGCGCGGGGGAGATCCTGGGGCTCGACCGTCTGGCCGCGATCCGCTGGTACACCTCCCACGGCTTCTACTACCCGGACCTCTCCGGGGAGGACCTGGCCGAAGAGCTCCGCCACGCGCGCAAGCCGTAA
- a CDS encoding metal-dependent hydrolase encodes MKVATHIIFGECCLFAASAVFDFHYETPSVLAAAVCSVLPDADYPKSWLGHQLGSISEDLYRTFGHRSFLHSLLTLILVTATLGSLLWWITGQPATMIAVFVGYGSHLFADMMTLGGVQLFWPSRLIAVFPGRDEYRVVSGGNSERVFVAVALIFALLFYPVSRVGFDGLIYRMGGSDQLYGEVTKVIDGDTIEVETQGRTTPVRLIGVDTPETVAPDQPIGCFGPQASHYTRQVLYERQTDAEGRVVREGRLVRLEIPRIGDSEDAYGRTLAYVYLDTDGNGRYERLFNEDLIEQGFARTTTFAHTYRREFERAREEAEERGAGLWGACPEIEVY; translated from the coding sequence GTGAAGGTAGCCACCCACATAATCTTCGGCGAGTGCTGCCTGTTCGCCGCCAGCGCCGTCTTTGATTTTCACTACGAGACGCCATCTGTCCTGGCGGCGGCCGTCTGCTCCGTTCTGCCCGACGCCGACTACCCCAAGAGCTGGCTCGGCCACCAGCTCGGCTCCATCTCGGAGGACCTGTACCGCACCTTCGGACACAGGAGTTTCCTGCACTCCCTGCTCACCCTGATCCTCGTCACGGCTACTCTCGGCTCGCTGCTGTGGTGGATCACCGGCCAGCCAGCAACTATGATCGCCGTCTTCGTCGGCTACGGATCTCATCTCTTCGCCGACATGATGACTTTAGGAGGAGTGCAGCTCTTCTGGCCGAGCCGCCTGATCGCCGTCTTCCCCGGCCGCGACGAGTACCGCGTAGTCTCCGGAGGAAACTCCGAGCGCGTGTTCGTCGCCGTTGCTCTCATCTTCGCGCTGCTCTTCTACCCCGTCTCGCGGGTCGGTTTCGACGGCCTGATCTACCGCATGGGCGGTTCTGACCAGCTCTATGGAGAGGTGACCAAAGTGATCGATGGAGACACCATAGAGGTAGAGACACAAGGGCGAACGACGCCCGTGCGCCTCATAGGAGTAGACACCCCAGAGACCGTAGCCCCCGACCAGCCCATCGGCTGCTTCGGACCGCAGGCATCTCACTACACCAGGCAAGTCCTCTACGAGAGGCAGACCGACGCTGAAGGCAGAGTCGTGCGCGAGGGCCGCCTCGTGCGTCTTGAGATCCCGCGCATCGGAGACTCAGAAGACGCCTACGGAAGGACCCTCGCCTATGTCTACCTGGACACGGACGGCAACGGTCGCTACGAGCGCCTCTTTAACGAGGACCTCATAGAGCAGGGATTCGCCCGCACTACCACCTTCGCCCACACCTACCGGCGTGAGTTCGAGCGAGCAAGGGAAGAGGCCGAGGAGCGAGGAGCAGGATTGTGGGGAGCGTGCCCGGAGATAGAAGTCTACTGA
- a CDS encoding DNA methyltransferase: MDLIYLDPPFFSNRNYEVIWGDEAEVRSFEDRWAGGINHYVRWMRDRAIEMHRVLKPTGSIYLHCDPKASHYLKVMMDGIFGFDKFRTEIIWKRSSAHSDTKQGRRQHGRIHDNILFYTKGDDWTWNPVYTPYDEEYINRFYRHVEPGTGRRYQLDNLTGPGGASKGNPAYEVMGVTRFWRYTREKMQDFIRQGRVVQSKPGAVPRYKRYLDEMPGVPLQDLWTDVKPIGARAAERLGYPTQKPEALLKRILESSSNPGDVVLDPFCGCGTTLAVAQLLRRRWVGIDISITAVEIMRARLTRLGVSDIPAFGIPKSEDELRSLKPFEFQNWVIRSVNGTHSPRKTGDMGIDGFSFLEHLPIQIKRSDRVGRNVVDNFETAVERYGAHKGYVVAFSFTKGAYEEAARVKAAKGLEIELVKVQDLLLGTSELVAPVLNRRVLEMPLPKARPKESLPSPEDLIRSDKEAGTAA, translated from the coding sequence GTGGACCTGATCTACCTCGACCCGCCCTTCTTCTCCAACAGGAACTATGAGGTCATTTGGGGTGACGAGGCCGAGGTGCGGTCGTTCGAGGACCGGTGGGCAGGGGGCATTAACCACTACGTCCGCTGGATGCGCGACCGCGCCATAGAGATGCATCGCGTACTCAAGCCGACGGGTTCCATCTACCTGCACTGCGATCCGAAGGCCAGCCACTACCTGAAGGTCATGATGGACGGCATCTTCGGCTTCGACAAGTTCAGGACGGAGATCATATGGAAACGCAGTAGCGCCCACAGCGACACCAAGCAGGGCCGCCGCCAGCACGGCCGCATACACGACAACATCCTCTTCTACACCAAGGGCGACGACTGGACCTGGAACCCGGTCTACACGCCCTACGATGAGGAGTACATCAATCGGTTCTACAGGCACGTGGAGCCTGGAACCGGGCGTCGCTACCAACTCGACAACCTCACCGGACCGGGCGGCGCTTCCAAGGGCAACCCGGCCTACGAAGTCATGGGCGTCACCCGCTTCTGGCGCTACACCAGGGAGAAGATGCAGGACTTTATCCGCCAGGGGCGCGTCGTGCAGTCGAAGCCGGGAGCCGTTCCGCGGTATAAGCGGTACCTGGACGAGATGCCCGGCGTCCCCTTGCAGGACCTCTGGACCGACGTGAAGCCCATAGGTGCGAGGGCCGCCGAGCGACTGGGCTACCCGACGCAGAAACCCGAAGCTCTCTTGAAGCGCATCCTCGAATCGAGCAGCAATCCAGGCGACGTTGTGCTCGACCCGTTCTGTGGCTGCGGGACCACGCTCGCCGTCGCCCAACTCCTACGCCGCAGGTGGGTGGGAATCGACATAAGCATCACGGCCGTGGAGATCATGCGCGCCCGCTTGACACGGCTGGGCGTTAGCGACATACCGGCCTTCGGCATACCGAAGAGCGAGGATGAGCTGCGTAGCCTAAAGCCGTTCGAGTTCCAGAACTGGGTGATAAGGAGTGTGAACGGCACCCACTCGCCGAGGAAGACCGGCGACATGGGCATAGACGGTTTCTCTTTCCTGGAGCACCTGCCCATCCAGATCAAGCGCTCCGACCGCGTGGGGCGTAACGTCGTGGACAACTTCGAGACGGCCGTAGAACGGTACGGTGCCCACAAGGGCTACGTCGTGGCCTTCAGCTTCACGAAGGGAGCCTACGAAGAAGCCGCCCGCGTCAAGGCCGCCAAGGGGCTAGAGATCGAGCTGGTCAAGGTACAAGACCTTCTGCTAGGCACATCAGAGCTCGTCGCGCCGGTGCTGAACCGCAGGGTCCTGGAGATGCCGCTACCGAAGGCTAGACCCAAAGAATCCTTGCCGTCTCCCGAGGACTTGATCAGAAGCGACAAGGAGGCCGGCACAGCGGCTTAA
- a CDS encoding DUF3987 domain-containing protein produces MKAARPAEGTKPTSMKELKQWVCWRQEERGGKPTKVPYSPHSGCRARCDDPTTWGTLDQGRETKRKDGYDGVGFVFTDSDPFCGVDLDGCVNPETGEIEPWAMRIVEELDSYAEFSPSGAGLHVLVRARLPEGGRRKDHVEMYDRGRFFTVTGRHLPGTPRGIEDRQAEIEALHARLFVDSLRDQGSPPTNSVAYPNSGLEDAEVLRRAMSAKGGERFARLWAGDRSGYASDSEADLALCSMLAFWVGPDEDRIASLFARSGLVREKWGREDYRRRTIARALAGATDFYSPGENGARPSRNGRVPRIEPAVPYNPASPSAPPEAPPFPVNAMPAACRPLIRETEAALGCAPELVALPMLATLSSAIGASRVVEVKGGWREWAALFLAVVASPGAMKTPAAKIAKKPAFERQRGLSRAYAEEKEEWRREVREWEVRKREAAKAGEPAPEEPEAPAMSRCVASDTTVEALVSILEDNPRGLLIHRDELAGWVRSMDQYKGGKGSDRQHWLNLWSTDEVVVDRKSRHGEPIILARPFVSLFGGIQPAMLGELGGGAEDGLMDRFLFAYPKPRHVRFTEDEVSEEAEERYADLYRKLSGLTLATDEHGDPNPKPLKLTSEARRLFTERVDSLGVEMLQPGFPVRLEGVWSKLRGYLARLSLVLAVCRCAEDGAREERVEAEDVEAAGELLGYFKAHARRVYAEMGSPDPLEALGADLRWLLEGNGGRLEATATELYRALEEAGCEALPARPKELGVAIRALAARSSTLRASFGWRGKEKVARLELVQNSVGRVGSVGKDVGSTNATNATNASFAENDGPDAAPAYATDARSEEEFADARPGKGRRRNVADPPQLAGDGGGEETPRQQPDGRSRFTL; encoded by the coding sequence GTGAAGGCGGCACGACCGGCGGAGGGGACGAAGCCAACGAGCATGAAGGAGCTCAAGCAGTGGGTGTGCTGGCGCCAAGAGGAGCGCGGCGGCAAGCCGACCAAGGTACCCTACTCGCCGCACTCCGGGTGCCGCGCGCGCTGCGACGACCCGACGACGTGGGGCACCTTAGACCAGGGGCGAGAGACAAAGCGCAAGGACGGGTACGACGGCGTGGGCTTCGTCTTTACGGACTCCGATCCCTTCTGCGGCGTCGATCTCGACGGCTGCGTGAACCCGGAGACCGGAGAGATCGAACCGTGGGCGATGAGAATAGTCGAGGAGCTCGACTCCTACGCCGAGTTCTCTCCCAGCGGCGCGGGCCTGCACGTACTCGTCCGCGCGCGGCTGCCCGAGGGCGGCAGGCGCAAGGACCACGTGGAGATGTACGACCGGGGCCGCTTCTTCACCGTCACGGGACGCCACCTCCCCGGCACGCCTCGCGGCATCGAGGACCGGCAGGCCGAGATAGAGGCGCTCCACGCTCGCCTCTTCGTTGATTCCTTGCGTGATCAGGGATCGCCTCCCACGAATAGCGTCGCCTACCCGAATAGCGGGCTCGAGGACGCGGAGGTCCTGCGACGGGCCATGTCCGCCAAGGGCGGAGAGAGGTTCGCTCGTCTCTGGGCCGGCGACCGCTCCGGCTACGCCTCCGACTCGGAGGCGGACCTCGCGCTGTGCTCGATGCTCGCCTTCTGGGTCGGACCCGACGAGGACCGGATAGCTTCTCTCTTCGCCCGTTCGGGGCTCGTGCGCGAGAAGTGGGGCCGCGAGGATTACCGCCGGCGCACCATAGCTCGCGCCCTCGCCGGCGCGACCGACTTCTACTCGCCGGGCGAGAACGGAGCGAGACCGTCTCGCAACGGGCGCGTCCCCAGGATCGAGCCCGCCGTTCCTTACAATCCCGCATCTCCGTCTGCTCCGCCCGAAGCGCCTCCGTTTCCCGTGAACGCGATGCCGGCCGCGTGTCGGCCTTTGATTCGCGAGACCGAGGCGGCCCTGGGGTGCGCCCCCGAACTCGTTGCGCTTCCCATGCTCGCCACCCTCAGCAGCGCCATCGGCGCCAGCCGCGTCGTCGAGGTGAAGGGCGGCTGGCGCGAGTGGGCGGCGCTCTTCCTGGCCGTCGTCGCCTCGCCCGGAGCGATGAAGACGCCGGCGGCGAAGATCGCCAAGAAGCCCGCCTTCGAGCGCCAGCGCGGGCTCTCGCGCGCCTACGCGGAGGAGAAAGAGGAGTGGCGTCGGGAGGTCCGGGAGTGGGAGGTCCGCAAGCGCGAGGCGGCCAAGGCCGGGGAGCCCGCCCCTGAGGAACCGGAGGCGCCCGCGATGTCCCGCTGCGTCGCTTCCGACACCACCGTCGAGGCCCTCGTCTCGATCCTCGAAGACAACCCTCGCGGCCTGCTGATCCACCGCGACGAGCTCGCCGGATGGGTGAGGAGCATGGACCAGTACAAGGGCGGCAAGGGCTCCGACCGCCAGCACTGGCTCAACCTCTGGTCCACCGACGAGGTCGTCGTGGACCGCAAGAGCCGCCACGGAGAACCCATAATCCTCGCTCGGCCCTTCGTCTCCCTCTTCGGCGGCATACAGCCCGCCATGCTCGGGGAGCTCGGCGGTGGGGCGGAGGATGGCCTGATGGACCGCTTTCTCTTCGCCTACCCGAAGCCTCGCCACGTTCGCTTCACTGAGGACGAGGTTAGCGAAGAGGCGGAGGAACGCTACGCGGACCTCTACCGCAAGCTCTCGGGGTTGACCCTCGCCACCGACGAGCACGGCGATCCCAACCCGAAGCCCCTCAAGCTCACGTCCGAGGCCAGACGGCTCTTCACGGAGCGCGTGGATTCTTTGGGCGTGGAGATGCTCCAACCCGGCTTCCCGGTCCGCCTCGAAGGAGTGTGGAGCAAGCTGCGCGGCTACTTGGCGAGGCTTTCGCTGGTGCTCGCCGTCTGCCGTTGCGCGGAGGACGGTGCCCGAGAGGAGCGCGTCGAGGCAGAGGACGTGGAAGCCGCCGGCGAGCTCCTCGGCTACTTCAAGGCCCACGCCCGGCGCGTCTACGCCGAGATGGGCAGTCCCGATCCCCTGGAAGCGCTCGGCGCCGACTTGAGGTGGCTGCTTGAAGGCAACGGCGGGCGGCTAGAGGCGACGGCCACGGAGCTCTACCGCGCCCTTGAGGAGGCAGGCTGCGAGGCGCTGCCCGCCAGGCCCAAGGAGCTCGGAGTGGCGATCAGGGCGCTCGCCGCACGTTCCTCGACGCTGCGGGCCTCCTTCGGCTGGCGTGGCAAGGAGAAGGTAGCGAGGCTTGAACTCGTACAAAACAGCGTTGGTAGAGTAGGTAGCGTTGGTAAGGATGTGGGCTCCACCAACGCTACCAACGCAACCAACGCAAGTTTCGCGGAGAACGACGGGCCGGACGCGGCCCCTGCCTACGCAACCGACGCAAGATCCGAAGAAGAGTTCGCCGATGCCCGCCCCGGGAAAGGGCGGCGTCGGAATGTCGCCGACCCGCCCCAACTCGCCGGCGATGGCGGGGGAGAGGAGACTCCCAGGCAGCAGCCGGACGGGCGTTCGAGGTTCACGCTATGA